Proteins encoded within one genomic window of Ostrinia nubilalis chromosome 5, ilOstNubi1.1, whole genome shotgun sequence:
- the LOC135071974 gene encoding slit homolog 1 protein-like, giving the protein MLARWLVACCVVLCARPAYPQGAQQCPAPNTMTPCSCTVKKNGLDILCEFTEQQHIQKAMNTLRSKPMIIFYLKLRHNNLAKLPAYIFLGLDIRHLTVHNSSLAVIEDSSLSSIGNKLTQLDVSQNSLATIPTSSFTHLNHLLILNMNHNKVTAVHNRAFMGLDTLEILTLYENRISVVDGEAFKGLEKKLKRLNLGGNDLTAVPQKALALLENLKKLEMQENRIATITEGDFAGLRNLDSLGLAHNQLREVPAQVFSHLTFLNSLELEGNLIQRIDEKAFSGLEENLQYLRLGDNRLHEIPSEALRPLHRLRHLDLRSNNITYISEDAFTGYGDSITFLNLQKNMIHQLPTMGFDNLNSLETLNLQNNKLQHIPEEIVEPILDTLRVVDIMDNPLICDCELAWYEAWLAGLRDRDDEMMQKKRTVCTMLNEHREYSVAKMPLEKMSCKRKPAYGRPSSATTNTCHAISIAANALLVALNRRL; this is encoded by the exons ATGTTGGCGCGCTGGCTGGTCGCCTGCTGCGTGGTGCTGTGCGCGCGGCCGGCATACCCTCAGGGCGCACAGCAGTGCCCCGCGCCCAACACCATGACGCCTTGCAGCTGCACCGTCAAGAAGAACGGGCTCGACATCCTCTGCGAGTTCACAGAGCAGCAGCACATACAGAAG GCTATGAACACACTTCGCTCCAAACCGATGATAATTTTCTACTTGAAGCTGCGACACAACAACCTGGCAAAGCTACCGGCGTATATTTTCTTGGGCCTGGACATCCGCCATCTTACAGTTCACAACAGCAGCTTAGCTGTCATCGAAGATTCCTCGCTGAGTTCCATCG GAAACAAGCTGACGCAACTGGACGTGTCCCAGAACAGCCTGGCTACGATCCCGACCTCGTCGTTCACGCATCTCAACCACTTGCTCATCTTAAACATGAACCACAAcaaa GTAACCGCGGTGCACAACCGCGCCTTTATGGGGCTAGACACGCTGGAGATCCTGACTCTGTACGAGAACAGGATATCTGTCGTCGACGGCGAGGCTTTCAAGGGGCTCGAGAA GAAGCTGAAACGACTGAATCTTGGCGGTAACGACCTGACGGCGGTGCCGCAAAAAGCGCTCGCCTTGCTCGAGAACCTCAAGAAACTGGAAATGCAGGAGAACCGTATCGCTACCATTACGGAAGGAGACTTCGCCG GTTTGCGTAACCTAGATTCCCTGGGGTTAGCACACAACCAGTTGCGTGAAGTGCCGGCTCAAGTGTTCTCCCATCTGACATTTCTGAACTCTTTGGAACTCGAAGGAAACCTAATTCAGAGGATCGATGAGAAAGCTTTTTCAGGACTGGAAG aaaaccTTCAATATCTCCGTCTCGGAGACAATCGGCTGCATGAAATCCCCTCGGAGGCGCTTCGTCCGCTGCATCGCCTACGTCACTTGGATCTTCGCTCCAATAACATTACCTACATCAGCGAAGACGCATTCACTGGATACGGGGACTCTATCACGTTCCTCAACCTGCagaaaaatat gatTCATCAGCTGCCTACGATGGGCTTCGACAACCTGAACTCTTTGGAAACCCTTAACCTTCAGAACAACAAGCTGCAGCACATTCCTGAGGAAATTGTAGAGCCTATTTTGGATACTCTTCGGGTTGTCGATATAATGG ATAACCCGTTGATTTGCGACTGCGAGCTGGCGTGGTACGAGGCCTGGCTCGCCGGTCTTAGGGACCGCGACGACGAAATGATGCAGAAGAAGCGAACCGTCTGCACCATGCTCAACGAACACAGAGAGTACAGCG